A region from the Benincasa hispida cultivar B227 chromosome 10, ASM972705v1, whole genome shotgun sequence genome encodes:
- the LOC120088625 gene encoding norbelladine synthase-like, giving the protein MLGQLRHETGIQAPATVVWQLFGSLELGRLVEKRLSNLFEKIEVVEGDGGEGTVLNLIFAPGLGMPSYKEKFTKIDNENRIKEAEVVEGGYLDIGFTLYRVRFKIIENGEDSCIVESTIEYEIMEEAAANASLVTIQPLIDIAQEANAYLLQNKQPKDA; this is encoded by the exons ATGCTGGGTCAACTCCGGCATGAGACGGGGATTCAGGCACCGGCCACCGTGGTATGGCAGCTCTTCGGCAGCCTTGAACTTGGACGACTTGTTGAGAAACGCCTCTCGAATCTTTTCGAGAAAATTGAAGTAGTTGAAGGTGATGGAGGAGAAGGAACTGTTCTTAATCTCATTTTCGCTCCAG GCTTAGGTATGCCAAGTTACAAAGAGAAATTTACCAAAATAGATAATGAGAATCGTATAAAAGAGGCAGAGGTGGTGGAAGGAGGATACTTGGATATTGGGTTTACTCTCTATAGGGTTCGCTTCAAGATAATTGAGAATGGTGAAGATAGCTGCATTGTTGAATCAACAATTGAATATGAAATCATGGAAGAAGCTGCTGCAAATGCCTCACTTGTTACTATACAACCTCTCATTGACATTGCTCAAGAGGCAAATGCATATCTCCTTCAAAACAAGCAGCCTAAGGATGCATAA